gtcagagttgattggttctcaagggcaaaccccatctgtcgttctcgacacaacgtcgagagaccgacagaaagggaactcttattatgaaaacggtgATTGACTGCATTATTAAGcacattcttcagttcacagtGGCACAAAGTGGAGTGAACGTCACAAGCAGAGGATAAAGGTGTGtgcattaacatgacatctgcatctTTGCTATTCTTTGTTATCAATGAAGCTTACATAATATGATGCAGGAGCGATGCAAGACACTTTCCCATCCACTGCAAAAAGTCTGCGTTCATTCCTCGtcacactgttaactagttgTTTATCTCCAGCAAAATGAAAGCACTTCacaccaatgacggcatactTTAGAAAACGATCACAATGATATGGTAGCCCACAGAAATGTGCCATTCATGAATGACCagctgtttttttcttcttcaccTAGTTATAGAAAGCTGACTGTAGTTTTGAGAGCCCCAGAAAGACGAGAGGCAGATAGAGTTCATCCTGGTGCTGctgtgttattcattgttctgagttccaAGTAAATAAAAGTGTACTTATATAAgctctttgttgtttttcagaaccttcagtatttttattatcaatttaaaacatattaaggATGTGatagatgaacacgcagtcatgcaCAGAAGTGACAGTGCTCctgctaatcagaatgaatggcagggaaacatcATATCACGTTAttcttcctacaaaataatgactcagcagttgattgtgacgtTTATTATATGGATTTTGGGctgttgttgttgctttgaatttaaaaatgttaggaacatttcttttttgtagCAATTTACAACGAGGTGTCACGCAAATTGCAAGTCCAGTACgatgtaccacagggctcagtcttagggcctctgctcaacttttaattacttaactcggacaaaacagaagtatCACTTATTGGACCAAAAAACGCAATGTGCAACGCCTAATAACACTGcctaactattgacggatgttCCATAAAACCTTCGTCGTCAGCAAAAAATCTTGCCGTTTTATTCGATTAGAATTTGTCATTCTAGAGACATGTcaccaacacctgtaaaatcttgtttttcctttttaagaatatatctaaactacatcatatgctgtcactatcagatgcagagaagttaATTCATGCATCCATAATATCAAGACTAGattattgtaatgcattatTAGGTGGTTGCACTGCAGGCTtcttacaaaaactccaactggtccAAAAGgcagcagctcgagttcttacatgGACAAAAAATTATGAGCATATTAGTCCTGTTCTATCCACCCTGCACTGGtaacctataaagcatcgcattgaCTTTAAAATCTTGCTTATTACCCAAAAACCCTACATGTTTTAGCTTCGCAGTATTTGAGCTAACTTCTAAtgtattacagtccttcacGTGCACTAAACTCTCAGGCGTCCGGTCAGTTGATAATTttaagaatttcaaaatcaagtgcaggagGTAGAGCCTTTTcatatctagcgcctaaactttgtaACAATCTTCCCTGCACtatccgggaggcagacacactctgtcagtttaattCTAGTCTAAAgatgcatctttttaatcttacatactacacttccataatataaatcctctgagggtttaggctgcatttgttagatcaaccggaaccaaaACACTTCCAATAACAACTGAtttacttgttgcatcaaagagtgcagaagtACTGTTCTCCCTGCCAATCTTGTCTCATTGTCCCAAGGTTACAACAGCGAGAAGGATGCAATTCATGCCTATACTTAATGGTAGAGCGGAGAGTGGAAAGCGGAGACCTGACAGGAGCTGAGATGATAAAGCTGATAAAGGAGGACGCGGATACTTGACACgtcttcacaaaaaaaattaaactgcaATTAGATTATTATGAtcatcttaaatctataattgcCCTTAATtctacttttttacttttatttagccttgttttgcaagcactgttgagttttgggttttctgtgttttcatctttttagattttgcttttataactttaatgttttaCGTATAATCAATTTgtttcatgtaaagctgctttgtaacaatgaaaattgtaaaaagcgcaaTACCTAGATAAaattgacttgacttgacaGATTCATtgattaatgtgatattaattttaataacaaaaacttGTCTTTATACtggatattcattttttattatgtattttagtAATGAATACACAGTATGTGGTGCTTTGAGAgtggctatatatatatatatatatatatatatcctgtATATcctcatatttttaaaataacaatattagtAGCAATaggattatgtaaaaatatacagtattccTTCAGCCCATGGGGTaccaaaaaaagttaaacaataagAACTGCAATTTTACTGATGTTTAGCAGTATGTTATGTAAAATAACTTACCCTGGGTATCTGTGAGTCTCAGACACATCATCCAGCACATGACAGCTATAGCTGTAAGGAAAAGAGATGTTATGTAAGGTATAATGTACAGAAAGccagttgttatcgcagaaatatcCCCCgtcagtgtgatcaggacccgacaTGATACAGAGGGTGTTCTATCACATTAATGGGTCTTATTTCCAAATAACAGCCAGATGCTAGTTAATTATCATGATTATTACACGGCTATTTgccacatgaaaaaaaactttatatgaaatgtgattttgaaatcatttattagcaaatttttaccgaatgcagaccttccgcgaggaaaagtcGTTTACTTTAGGTTTTGATGTAggaaattatgttcaaaattCACGAACAGGTAATTTGGGTtaatctgttttaaatataatcttataaatgttaataaaagacatatttatatttaattagtCAAAAAAcgtgtcaaaatgatttgctgcatctgggttaccgtgtgttattagtgtTTAGAGGTTGTATCTGTATCGAACCTGCAAAAGTGGCGGCcggccaatcaaaatcaagcattCTAACAAGCCGTGTAATATgttacaataacatttataagATCATTTCCCAAATAATAGTATTTCCAAGagaaagttcacacaaaaatgatttattcactcactctcatgtcattccaaacctgtataaatttcttctgcagaacacaaaataagtattttgtgaagaatgttgaaaaccAAACTACACTTGCCGACATTGAAttccattgtataaacacaaaaccattaaatatttttgtttgtgttctacagaagaaagttcCAGGTTATAATAGACATTAGGTTAAAGATCGGGTATCATGGtgtatgtcatgcattctgacttctttacactgttaaacgtgctcaacatggtcaacttgttaaaaaattaGCTGGATATATGACctagtatttctgtacttgatacactcccTCAACACTTCAACTTGATTCAGAAAGATGGGCTGCACTGCAACTCATTTCTCCTGCGATAGTGAAGTATAGGTGTATCTGTTTGTTCATGGTATTGCAGTGAatgatgttatataaacgatgGATTTGGAGATCTTTTAAATCTGATAGTTGGCGCTTCCCAGTGCTAAAGGATGCCGGacccctgatagcacacatacatctggcaaacatctatttgatgtctgcatttttatctgcaagacatctgggAGAGgctgtttgctcatctgccCTAGAtctctgagacgtctgctgtctgatgtcatatagacctctagaagatgtctgtaagatgtgtatgatttagaatggatgtacaaTTGCTCCTTctaaagatgtttggaagacaattttacacagcagatgttttccagatctccagggCCCGTTTTCATGAAACATCTTAGCGCAAAGAGTTGCTCCTAGTgacaaaattctaagaaaatgtGTAGAAATGTGGGCGTTTCCACTTAAAATCACAGAAAGAACctagtaaagaaaaaaagtaatgcATAAAGCATCTCAACCCTTAAAAGAGCTCTTAGGGTCCTAAAGTTTAGGAGTAGCGCAACACAAGAAATGGGTTGTTATGCATGACAATTTCCATTTTACTATAAAGGTCTATCAATTTTTTAAATTGGTTTCAAATCACTTTTAAGCTAAGACTCCTAGGTAGAAGTTTTAAAGCTAAATTAAGATCTTTCTTAGATGATTcttagaagctttaagaataccttaccagatctttagcagacatcttacaaatgttcctgtgctataGTATCTGGGACACGAACTGCACGCAGTAAGTCAAACCAAGTCATACGTCTGGCAGTCggtgtgtacgtgcataatgtacaaaacacgaaAGGATGATGggatgtgttgcttgctcgtgctgtagttccgtcctACTCTCCCCAGTCCTACCTCTAGCAGCTTGTATTTTTCCAggaataatcatacagctgtatctctcttttataaatgtatttacagtgAATAGTTATATTACTTGATCGACCAAAGGAactcaaatgtttgtgtatacTTCCCAAAAAGAAACATTCACAGTTTTTAAGAATTGAAATTTTTTATATGATGgtttactaaaaaaatattttgtgaaatggaAAATTCTTCAGTTTAATGAGTTTAATGggttttattttaacttaagAGTGCATACTGTAGCGGTTGAAATATAGAATAATTAAATTCCGTTCTGGAAAATTGCACTCTCTGctcacttttgttttgttctacAAAGTgagaaaaatattacatatttctTTGCTCCATAAAATGAAAGGAGAATAGAGTGAGTATTTGGTCAACTCTAATctgtattttgtattaaatagaAATCCAAATTACATTTTGAGACTAGTTACATTTATGGTACATTTCCGAGATTTTGAGGACCACATATGTAAACAATTAATTCATGTTTAGAattaatatatatgtttaaCAAGCTTTTTAACTTTAGTTGAAAGAGTTTAAGTTTTCAGTGTATACTAAAGTGGATCATCAGTCTACCTCAAGTCCCCCACAAAATTGTGAATCTTGacatcaaaaacataataaaaatgtaaataaccaCATACCTATTCTGTTGCCGGGAATCATCCTGACAGGTAAACGTAAATGCGACTGTGACAAATGATGATAAACCTAAACTAAAATGTACTGAAATACCGCACTGGTGAAACAGTTTTTGTGTAACTTCCTGTCAAGCAATTAACAGGGAAGTTCTTTGATTCAgcaaaacattacaatattGGTAAACATCCTCTGTGTAtacaattaaaacatatttcaaatattgtatttatttatgtttagtttCCCATCTTCTATACCTTTCTTTTCACTAGTACATTATCCTAAAAATACTTAATCAGGATAGGATCATAAATTGAACCAGAGGTCTCTGCTTGACCTAAGTGACCCTGCTGGACTTTAATCCAGCATGTCTTAACTGCCGTTTCAGGATGACTGTGTTGCGTAACTGTAAAAAGGCAGATCACAGACCCATGCCTTATGTCTCTGCAGTGCTATCACAGGTGAATACGTGAGAGAAACAGAATCACTGTGTATCACaggataaataatttattaaatcatatttacagTATCATACAATAGATCTTCCATATTTACATAAACGATTATGCCATTATTAATACCTGTTGCTGCTAATAAAATAGCCTATCTTTAATAGTTATAAGATAATTTCACAAGgtattttctttaatgtttgtgATGGACTATGCAGTGAAATGTGTTAAGTCATTTTGATtgaatatgaattaaaatgtttatcatttagACATAGCATTCgtaatttaaatgtaaccaACACAGACAATCATCACTGTAATTTTGCAGCACTAAGGGTTCCAAATAGAATTGCAATGCTATGGTTTGCAATAAGAAGGGAAGCAGTTACTTGAAACAGGAATGTACAACTGAACTTTCAAAATGTTCTTCCTCTTTTAAGAGGTTTTGTGTTATTCACTGCATTGCTTCATTGCTCATTTCCATAAGCAAGGATTTTCACACATGACATCACATTGAGAACGTATCAGAGTGACCTCAGTCCtcacattttttccttttttccttgTCCCTgcgtttcttttctttttcttccttctcTTTCATtgctttcttctctttcttcttctcgTTCTTGGCCTCTTTGTATTTCCACTTCGGAGGCTCCAAGTAACccttctgttttttctttttcttttctttcttagGGGTGGGCTCGGAAGTCTTGGTCACACTGATCTGTGGAACGCAGCCCGAGGGAAACACGCTGTTGCGTCTTGCTGCTACACTACGAGGAATGAAGGTGCGCATACCGGACTGAGCAATGGACAGCACGCTTCCTCGCCTCTGGGTATCAACACAGCAGGGCACAGAGGCGGATGTGGATGAGTGGATAGATGGTGAAATCGAGGTGATGGAGTTGTTTCGATGGCAAAGCGAACCCTCCTCCAGCTGCTTATCTGAATACTTCAACATCAGCTCTGCCACGGCCAACCGTGGTTTGCTTGCCTCCGGAGGGCTGCTTGGGCAGAGCGGGCGTGTGGCAGTGGCTATAAGTGGGCTGTGTATACTGGTGGTCATTCGCACCATGTGGTCCATGACGCCTTCGTCCTGCGGGTCCCGTGGAAAGCTAAAACTAAATGTACTCTTCAGACGATGATTAAGTTTCTGGCTTGCAGTTTTATTGGTTGTTGCTTTGGCGACCAGGACCTTAAGGTTGGGCCACTCTGGGATGTAAGACATACAAAATTGTTCCGCGGTTGGGCGTAGCACAAGGCGACTTAGACGCTGCAGCGTGTCAAAACGACCTGTT
This DNA window, taken from Triplophysa dalaica isolate WHDGS20190420 chromosome 6, ASM1584641v1, whole genome shotgun sequence, encodes the following:
- the ankrd33ab gene encoding photoreceptor ankyrin repeat protein translates to MEAVRNSDLEDPYLGSGPDEDASEIALLEEESDSGSVLSDDSVLPDYERGFKKGTANTLYEACVQNDAQALKRVLERGVTHNEVMEVDINGWNGMMFASYKGYLSIVYGLHSFPHLDINHQDNDGNTALMIAAQAGHVSICNYIMNYFPGADTEIRDNRGFTALIKAAIQGRNDVVAALIMHGADVNAVDSNRGKCARDWALKTGRFDTLQRLSRLVLRPTAEQFCMSYIPEWPNLKVLVAKATTNKTASQKLNHRLKSTFSFSFPRDPQDEGVMDHMVRMTTSIHSPLIATATRPLCPSSPPEASKPRLAVAELMLKYSDKQLEEGSLCHRNNSITSISPSIHSSTSASVPCCVDTQRRGSVLSIAQSGMRTFIPRSVAARRNSVFPSGCVPQISVTKTSEPTPKKEKKKKKQKGYLEPPKWKYKEAKNEKKKEKKAMKEKEEKEKKRRDKEKRKKCED